From Thunnus maccoyii chromosome 21, fThuMac1.1, whole genome shotgun sequence, the proteins below share one genomic window:
- the adcyap1a gene encoding adenylate cyclase activating polypeptide 1a: MSSKATLALLIYGIIMHYSVNCSPVGLSFPSVRLDSEVYDEDGNSLPSLDYDRDQVDVRSPASVVDDVYTLYYPPEERTERHADGMFNKAYRKALGQLSARKYLHSLMAKRVGGGNKSDDSSEPLSKRHSDGIFTDSYSRYRKQMAVKKYLAAVLGKSLEDIGLHDILQGIDFDAFRDWDEFEAFLGDWLKQFSPEFLAL; this comes from the exons ATGTCTAGTAAAGCGACTTTAGCCTTACTCATCTATGGAATCATAATGCATTACAGCGTCAACTGCTCACCTGTGGGGCTTAGCTTTCCCAGTGTTAG ACTTGACAGTGAGGTTTATGATGAGGATGGAAACTCCTTACCATCCCTGGATTATGACAGAGACCAAGTGGATGTGAGAAGTCCTGCTTCTGTCGTTGACGACGTCTACACTTTGTACTATCCACCGGAGGAAAG AACGGAAAGGCATGCAGACGGCATGTTTAATAAAGCCTACAGGAAAGCGCTGGGTCAGTTATCAGCAAGGAAATATCTGCATTCTCTGATGGCAAAACGTGTAGG CGGGGGAAATAAATCGGATGACAGCTCAGAGCCTCTGTCCAAGCGACACTCAGATGGGATCTTCACAGACAGCTACAGCCGCTACCGGAAGCAAATGGCAGTCAAGAAATACCTGGCAGCAGTCCTTGGGAAAAG CCTTGAAGACATAGGTCTTCACGATATCCTACAAGGCATAGACTTTGATGCCTTCCGGGACTGGGATGAGTTTGAGGCTTTTTTGGGAGATTGGCTGAAACAGTTCTCTCCTGAATTTCTG GCTTTGTGA